CGCGCCGGATCCCAAGACTCTATCCGGCACCCGAGACCGTGCGATGCTCCATCTCGCCTTTGCGGCCGGACTGCGCGTCTCGGAGTTGGTCGGACTATGCCTAGATCAACTCGATCTGCAAAATCCTTGTACGATCCACGTGATGGGCAAAGGTCGTCGGGAGCGCGTGCTTCCACTGTGGAAGGAGAGCGTGGTCGCGCTCCGGGCTTGGCTTGCTGTCCGTCAGCAGCAGCAAGATGGGGCGCTATTTCTCAACGCCGCCGGCCGGGCCATGACCAGATCCGGATTCGAATACATCCTCGACAAGCATGTGGCCACCGCCGCCCTGCGCCTACCGTCCGTCGCGACCAAGCGAGTAACACCTCATGTTCTGCGTCATAGTTGCGCAATGCATATGCTGCAGGCCACGCACGACGTTCGGAAAGTAGCCCTGTGGCTGGGCCATGCCAGCCTCCAAAGCACCGAGGCCTACCTGCGCGCAGACCCCACCGAAAAACTCGAAGCATTGGGAGCCGCCGGCGGGCCGACGCTACAGCCAGGCAAGTTCAGACCGCCGGACAAGGTTATCGCCATGCTCACGGGGCAGCGGCAACACCAAAAATTATGCTGAGCAAAGGGGGCCGGATTCCAAGCGGTCCCCGCGTCGCCGGCTTAGGACTCTACATAATCATGCGCGCCGCATAACGACGCTTATGTGGTGCACCACATAAGCGTCGCGGGATGAGGGGTCTCGCGTTGCAGGTGCAGCAAGGCCTGGGCCGGGAGCCATTCTGCGGTGACGTTTTCTTCTTCCGGGGACGCAGCGGATCGTTGATCAAGGCGATCTGGCATGACGGTGTCGGGTTATCGCTATTTGCGAAGCGTTTGGACAAGGGCCGTTTTATCTGGCCACAGACGACGGATGGGGCTGTGTCACTTACGGCGGGTCAGGTCGGTTATCTTCTGGAGGCGATCGACTGGAGAAATCCGCAACAAACCTGGCGGCCACAATCTGCCGGGTAAGTGCAAAAAATCAGGGTAAAAACCTGCTGTTTGCTACGGATTTCTGTAGCGAAACCCAAGCGGTTTATGATTCTATCCGATGCATGGATATCGATTCGCTGGCCCTGCCGGACGACATTGCCGCGCTGAAAGAGATCGTTCGAGGAGCGATGTCGCGAGCTGATGCCGCCGAAGCGGATTCAGCCGCAGCGCGCGCCGCGCAGTCCGATACCGCCGCCTATGTCGAGCATCTGAAGCTGCAGATCGAGAAGCTCAAGCGCGCCCTCTACGGCCCCAGGGCGGAACGCACGGCCCGGCTGCTCGACCAGATGGAGCTGAAACTCGAAGAGCTCGAGACCAGTGCCACCGAGGACGAACTACATGCCGAGCAGGAAGCCGCGAAGGCCAAAACCACGACTGTCGCCGGCTTCACCCGCAAGCGCCCGTCGCGCCAGCCCTTCCCCGAGCACCTGCTCCGCGAGCGGGTTGTCCTGCCGGGGCCGACCCAGTGCTTCTGCTGCGGTGGCTCGCGCCTGGCCAAGCTCGGGGAGAGTGTCACCGAGACGTTGGAATCCACCCCGCGAACGTTCAAGGTAATCCAGCATGTGCGGGAGAAATTCACCTGCCGCGATTGTGAGAAGATCAGCCAGGAACCCGCACCCTTCCACACCATTCCGCGCGCCTTCGCCGGTCCCAGCCTGCTCGCGATGATCGCCTACGACAAGTTTGGCCTGCATCAGCCGCTGAACCGCCAATCCGAACGGTTCGGCCTGGAAGGCGTTGCGCTCAGCGTCTCGACCCTGGCCGATCTGATCGGCGCCACCTGTGTCGCGCTTAAGCCGGTGTATGCCTTCATCAAAACCATGGTGTTCACCGGCGGTCGGATCCACGGCGATGACACCACCGTGCCGGTGCTTGCGCAGGGTCAGACCGATATCGCCCGCGTCTGGGTTTATGTGCGCGACGATCGACCGTTTGGCGGATCGGGTCCACCCTGCGCGGTGTTCTATTATTCCCGCGACCGCGCCGGCATTCACCCGCAAAGTCATCTTGCCGAATACAGCGGGATATTCCAGGCGGATGCTTATGGCGGCTACAACAAATTGTACGTGCCGACCCGATCCCCTGGCCCGATCATCGAAGCGGCGTGTTGGGCGCACGGGCGACGAAAATTCTTCGAACTGGCCGACATCGCTCGAAACGCCAAACGCCGCGCGCAAGGCAAGACGCCTGCCTTCGTCGCCCCGATGGCGCTG
This sequence is a window from Acidiphilium acidophilum. Protein-coding genes within it:
- the tnpB gene encoding IS66 family insertion sequence element accessory protein TnpB (TnpB, as the term is used for proteins encoded by IS66 family insertion elements, is considered an accessory protein, since TnpC, encoded by a neighboring gene, is a DDE family transposase.), which gives rise to MRGLALQVQQGLGREPFCGDVFFFRGRSGSLIKAIWHDGVGLSLFAKRLDKGRFIWPQTTDGAVSLTAGQVGYLLEAIDWRNPQQTWRPQSAG
- a CDS encoding tyrosine-type recombinase/integrase, which encodes MTALAPPLSLFLGEHLPRDQGASPHTCDAYAYSFQLLVIFAARRLHKRPSRLEVEDIGVPMILAFLDHIEQDRGNTARSRNARLAAIRSFFRFIEYRVPACLDQSLRVRAIPMKKTDEALVASLTRAEIQALINAPDPKTLSGTRDRAMLHLAFAAGLRVSELVGLCLDQLDLQNPCTIHVMGKGRRERVLPLWKESVVALRAWLAVRQQQQDGALFLNAAGRAMTRSGFEYILDKHVATAALRLPSVATKRVTPHVLRHSCAMHMLQATHDVRKVALWLGHASLQSTEAYLRADPTEKLEALGAAGGPTLQPGKFRPPDKVIAMLTGQRQHQKLC